A section of the Clostridium sp. TW13 genome encodes:
- a CDS encoding bifunctional 5,10-methylenetetrahydrofolate dehydrogenase/5,10-methenyltetrahydrofolate cyclohydrolase, protein MGITIDGKEIAKAIKEEIKHFVHETKKEKGLNPTVVSILVGEDAGSQYYQNNQAKIAESLDISFIKKQFNEDISQHELIEYILKCNKDESIQGIMMLVPLPKHIDEKEVTNLIAPEKDLDCLTDVCMGKLYKSDKIFYPCTPNSVVTILEKMNIPLEGKEVVVIGRSNIVGKPLAQMLLDKNATITICHSKTVNLKEVTKRADILISAIGRPKYINQEYIKQGAVVIDVGTSSLNGKITGDIDFDDVKDKASYITPVPGGVGALTTTLLFKNLCEAIKKCF, encoded by the coding sequence TTGGGGATAACAATTGATGGAAAAGAGATAGCAAAAGCAATAAAAGAAGAAATTAAACATTTTGTTCATGAAACTAAGAAGGAAAAAGGGCTAAATCCTACAGTAGTTTCTATATTAGTGGGAGAGGATGCAGGGTCTCAATATTATCAAAATAATCAAGCTAAGATAGCTGAGTCTTTAGATATATCATTTATTAAAAAGCAATTTAATGAAGATATATCACAGCATGAGTTGATAGAGTATATATTAAAATGCAATAAAGATGAATCGATTCAAGGTATAATGATGTTAGTTCCCTTGCCAAAACATATAGATGAAAAAGAAGTAACTAATTTAATTGCTCCAGAAAAAGATCTTGATTGTTTAACAGATGTTTGTATGGGAAAATTATATAAATCTGATAAGATATTTTATCCTTGTACACCTAACAGTGTGGTAACTATTTTAGAAAAGATGAATATTCCGTTAGAAGGAAAAGAAGTAGTGGTAATAGGTAGAAGCAATATTGTGGGAAAACCTTTGGCACAGATGCTTCTTGATAAAAATGCTACAATTACTATTTGTCATTCTAAAACGGTTAATCTTAAGGAGGTAACTAAAAGAGCAGATATTTTAATATCAGCTATTGGTAGACCTAAATATATAAATCAAGAATATATAAAACAAGGTGCGGTTGTTATTGATGTTGGAACTTCTTCATTGAATGGGAAAATAACTGGTGATATTGATTTTGATGATGTTAAGGATAAAGCATCGTATATAACACCTGTTCCAGGAGGCGTAGGAGCACTTACCACCACTTTATTATTTAAAAATTTATGCGAGGCAATAAAAAAATGTTTTTAA
- the spoIIIAE gene encoding stage III sporulation protein AE: MKKIIIFLVTFFILFMSFGLNVNAVEQDKNISDPLNSETVEKFYKQVENSTDNGDLLNKMNPRDFIKQYAKSGSSGFSANAIIDLISKTIFKELLIAVKVMIAIIVIAIISSLLKNLEDAFTNTKVANIAFYSCYVLIILLLTKSFVSSVQIAKDTIGKLTEFMTAIMPVMIFFIASVGGAVQAATMDPVVLSAVSLTPKIYLDFLIPLTLMSFVLCFVNNISTEHKVEQLAKLIKQITLWAQGIVLTVFIGLISIRSMTSSTLDAVTLKTAKYAVDNFIPIVGKALSDSISTIAGYCLILKNAFGVFGLIMIVLYFLFPVIKMLAVILVYRISASVIEPIVDKRIVSCISGAADSLMLVCSMLLCVSMMFFVLLCIMVNTGKFIVGG, encoded by the coding sequence ATGAAAAAAATAATTATTTTCTTAGTGACATTTTTCATTTTGTTTATGAGTTTTGGGCTTAATGTAAATGCAGTGGAACAAGATAAAAATATATCAGATCCATTAAATAGTGAAACTGTAGAAAAGTTTTATAAGCAAGTTGAGAATAGCACTGATAATGGTGATCTGCTGAATAAAATGAATCCAAGAGATTTTATAAAGCAGTATGCAAAATCAGGAAGTAGTGGTTTTTCAGCAAATGCAATTATTGACTTGATATCAAAAACAATTTTTAAAGAATTGTTAATAGCAGTAAAAGTTATGATAGCAATTATTGTAATAGCAATTATAAGTTCACTTCTAAAAAATTTAGAAGATGCATTTACTAATACTAAAGTGGCAAACATAGCGTTTTACAGTTGTTATGTACTTATTATATTATTACTAACAAAAAGTTTTGTTTCAAGTGTACAGATTGCAAAAGATACCATTGGAAAGTTAACAGAATTTATGACGGCTATTATGCCAGTTATGATATTTTTCATAGCATCTGTTGGAGGGGCTGTACAAGCTGCTACTATGGATCCTGTGGTGTTAAGTGCAGTTTCATTGACACCTAAAATATATTTAGATTTTCTAATACCATTAACGCTAATGAGTTTTGTTCTTTGCTTTGTAAATAATATTTCTACGGAGCATAAGGTAGAGCAGCTTGCTAAATTAATTAAGCAAATTACCTTATGGGCTCAAGGAATTGTCCTCACAGTGTTTATTGGATTGATTTCTATTAGAAGTATGACATCGAGTACCTTAGATGCAGTAACATTAAAGACCGCCAAATATGCGGTGGATAATTTTATACCTATAGTTGGAAAAGCTTTATCTGATTCAATATCAACTATCGCAGGATATTGTTTGATATTAAAAAATGCGTTTGGAGTCTTTGGGTTGATAATGATAGTTCTATACTTTTTATTCCCAGTAATAAAGATGTTAGCAGTAATTCTAGTTTATAGAATATCAGCTTCTGTTATTGAACCTATAGTAGATAAAAGAATTGTAAGTTGTATAAGCGGAGCAGCAGACTCATTAATGTTAGTTTGCAGTATGCTACTTTGTGTTTCAATGATGTTTTTTGTATTACTATGCATTATGGTCAATACAGGAAAGTTTATTGTAGGAGGCTAA
- the nusB gene encoding transcription antitermination factor NusB: MNRVKSREIAVQLTYQRMINKESVEEIIENFKENFDDNMNEGDFKYIREILEGIDNTTEELDKIIKESLVNWKIERISKINLAILRVATYEIIYVEDIPDKVSINEAIEITKKYSEEKSVSFINAVLDKVLKRK, translated from the coding sequence ATGAACAGAGTTAAATCAAGAGAAATAGCAGTACAATTGACATATCAAAGAATGATAAATAAGGAAAGCGTAGAAGAAATCATTGAGAATTTTAAAGAGAATTTTGATGATAATATGAATGAAGGTGATTTCAAGTACATAAGAGAGATTTTAGAAGGCATAGATAATACTACTGAAGAACTAGATAAGATTATTAAAGAATCTTTGGTTAATTGGAAGATAGAGAGAATTTCTAAGATAAATCTAGCTATTTTAAGAGTGGCTACTTATGAAATAATATATGTAGAAGATATTCCAGATAAGGTTTCTATAAATGAAGCTATAGAAATAACTAAAAAATATTCAGAAGAAAAGTCAGTATCTTTTATAAATGCTGTTTTAGATAAAGTCTTAAAAAGAAAATAA
- a CDS encoding SpoIIIAH-like family protein, whose amino-acid sequence MNKKQAGIILTLLALIVCAAILSAKVSGKLDDGTGALSETINFNNDKNTTPTKGKDFFYDARNTREQSAATTMETLKQVSNDSTASKDAKDKATKDLTELTESKNNQTKIEIGVKAKGFDDAICFIEKNAVRVVVKSKDELTEKQSIQIQDVVKNVTSRSDVRIERKQ is encoded by the coding sequence ATGAACAAAAAACAAGCAGGTATAATTTTGACCCTATTAGCACTTATAGTATGTGCAGCTATACTATCAGCAAAGGTTAGTGGTAAACTAGATGATGGAACAGGCGCTCTTAGCGAAACTATCAACTTTAATAATGACAAAAATACAACTCCAACAAAAGGTAAAGACTTCTTTTACGATGCAAGAAATACTAGAGAGCAATCAGCAGCAACTACAATGGAAACATTAAAACAAGTTAGCAATGATTCAACAGCTTCAAAAGATGCTAAAGATAAAGCAACTAAAGATCTTACAGAATTAACTGAAAGTAAAAACAATCAAACAAAAATTGAAATTGGAGTAAAAGCTAAAGGATTTGATGATGCAATTTGTTTTATAGAAAAGAATGCAGTAAGAGTAGTAGTAAAGAGTAAAGATGAATTAACTGAAAAACAAAGTATACAAATTCAAGATGTTGTTAAGAATGTAACTAGTAGAAGCGATGTAAGAATAGAACGCAAGCAATAA
- the spoIIIAF gene encoding stage III sporulation protein AF, whose translation MEYLKQWIISISAILILITAVEMIFPDNSLKKYGKFVFGIILTIVIIKPVLSFLAGGQEDFTNKIKAYIVNDSANQSMITKEEDTIPAKTQLESSVQRLLKEKFSDMDFKVSLSGEMSDLDYKIKLSMVQVGVKDNGIKPIQKVDIKNENQAEKYPQVRSYLKEILKVDDNKIKIYEME comes from the coding sequence ATGGAATATTTAAAGCAATGGATTATAAGTATTTCTGCCATATTAATCTTAATTACAGCAGTTGAAATGATTTTCCCTGATAATAGTTTAAAAAAATATGGTAAGTTTGTATTTGGTATTATCTTGACAATAGTTATAATAAAGCCTGTGTTATCTTTTTTAGCTGGAGGTCAAGAAGATTTCACTAATAAAATTAAAGCATATATTGTAAATGATTCTGCAAATCAATCTATGATAACTAAAGAAGAAGATACGATACCAGCGAAGACTCAATTGGAGAGTTCTGTCCAGAGGTTATTAAAAGAAAAGTTTAGTGATATGGATTTTAAAGTCTCTTTATCTGGAGAAATGAGTGATTTGGATTATAAAATAAAGCTTAGTATGGTTCAAGTTGGGGTAAAAGATAATGGCATAAAGCCTATACAAAAGGTGGATATAAAAAATGAAAATCAAGCAGAAAAGTATCCTCAAGTAAGATCATATTTAAAAGAAATATTAAAAGTTGATGATAATAAAATTAAAATATATGAAATGGAGTAG
- the xseA gene encoding exodeoxyribonuclease VII large subunit — translation MFLKTLSVSDVNAYIKKITDKDFILNNLTVKGEISNFKLHYSGHMYFSIKDEFSRINCVMFKSDAANLTFMPQDGANVEISGRISVYEKDGSYQLYCKIIKKTGEGELFEAYNKLKFQLEQEGLFAAEFKKPIPLMPRSIGIVTSPTGAAIRDVIKVSRRRNKSIDIKIYKSLVQGEGAKEEICQGIEYFNNNNPVDVIILCRGGGSIEELWAFNEKNVAYSIFKSEIPVVTGIGHETDFTIADFVADYRASTPSAAAEVCTPSILEINDKLNNLKHKFEKLYKDKINAEYSNLKLYNSILNFNNPKAIIESNRNMLDSIKNSLELNVKQKVSKDMEMLKHNNNLLQAYNPFAVLGKGYTVIKGSNGEILNQVSDFENDREVELILKDGKITKKITN, via the coding sequence ATGTTTTTAAAAACCCTGTCTGTAAGCGACGTAAATGCTTATATAAAAAAAATAACTGATAAGGATTTTATTTTAAATAATCTCACTGTAAAAGGTGAGATTTCAAATTTTAAACTGCATTATAGTGGTCATATGTACTTTTCCATAAAAGATGAATTTAGCAGAATCAACTGTGTTATGTTTAAAAGTGATGCAGCTAATCTAACTTTTATGCCACAAGATGGGGCAAATGTAGAGATTAGTGGCAGAATTAGTGTCTACGAAAAAGATGGTAGTTATCAATTATATTGTAAGATTATAAAAAAGACTGGGGAAGGAGAACTTTTTGAAGCCTATAACAAATTAAAATTTCAATTAGAGCAGGAAGGTTTGTTTGCTGCAGAGTTTAAAAAGCCTATTCCATTAATGCCAAGATCTATAGGGATAGTGACTTCTCCTACAGGAGCTGCCATTCGTGATGTAATAAAAGTATCTAGACGTAGAAATAAATCTATAGATATAAAAATATATAAATCTTTAGTACAAGGAGAAGGCGCGAAGGAAGAAATATGCCAAGGCATAGAATATTTTAATAACAATAACCCTGTTGATGTTATTATTCTTTGCAGAGGTGGAGGTTCAATCGAGGAATTATGGGCCTTTAATGAAAAGAACGTAGCTTACTCAATTTTTAAATCAGAAATTCCAGTGGTAACTGGTATTGGACATGAAACAGATTTTACAATTGCAGATTTTGTTGCGGATTATAGAGCTTCAACTCCTTCAGCAGCTGCAGAAGTATGTACTCCAAGCATCTTGGAGATTAATGATAAACTTAATAATTTAAAGCATAAGTTTGAAAAGCTTTATAAAGATAAGATAAATGCAGAATATTCTAATTTAAAGTTATATAATAGTATATTGAATTTTAATAATCCAAAGGCTATTATAGAAAGTAATAGAAATATGTTAGACTCCATAAAAAATAGTTTAGAACTAAATGTGAAACAGAAAGTATCTAAAGATATGGAAATGCTGAAGCATAACAATAATTTGTTGCAAGCCTATAATCCTTTTGCAGTTTTGGGTAAAGGATATAC
- a CDS encoding Asp23/Gls24 family envelope stress response protein yields the protein MEEFKNNENNIGTVKISDEVISVIAGIAASEIKGVFEVSQGVASGITQIFTNKKNPSKAVKVEVEEDRATIEISVGVQYGINIPDVLAQVQENVKNTVEALTGLNVSAVNILVQSIVLPKTNGEQSQE from the coding sequence ATGGAAGAGTTTAAAAATAATGAAAATAATATTGGTACTGTGAAAATTTCCGATGAAGTTATTAGTGTTATTGCTGGAATTGCTGCTTCTGAAATAAAAGGTGTATTTGAAGTGTCTCAAGGAGTTGCAAGTGGCATTACTCAAATATTTACTAATAAAAAGAATCCAAGTAAAGCTGTAAAAGTTGAGGTTGAAGAAGATAGGGCAACAATTGAAATTAGTGTAGGAGTACAATATGGCATAAATATACCAGATGTTCTTGCACAAGTTCAAGAGAATGTAAAGAATACCGTTGAAGCTTTAACAGGCTTGAATGTTTCAGCAGTAAATATACTTGTACAAAGTATAGTTTTACCTAAAACTAATGGCGAACAGTCTCAAGAATAG
- the spoIIIAG gene encoding stage III sporulation protein AG, with product MGNKDFFKDLMKKENKWKLILALLLLVLLYMSISFFTSGPSNKTTMAKVDSNNDNNQSAALKNYEEAQKIELKNILREVQGIGNVEVMISFESGETKVPAMDSNTQSSTTEETDKEGGKRVTNQKTDGDKVVMSSSNGGNEPLIVKTYKPKITGVMVVAEGADDSKVKYDIAQAVSTLYGIGLDKVNVYPMKK from the coding sequence ATGGGTAATAAAGATTTTTTTAAAGATCTTATGAAAAAAGAAAATAAGTGGAAACTCATATTGGCACTATTATTATTAGTATTGCTCTACATGTCAATTTCGTTTTTTACATCAGGACCAAGTAATAAAACTACGATGGCAAAGGTGGATAGCAATAACGATAATAATCAATCAGCTGCATTGAAGAATTATGAAGAAGCACAGAAGATTGAACTAAAAAATATATTAAGAGAAGTTCAAGGTATAGGGAATGTAGAAGTAATGATAAGTTTTGAAAGTGGGGAAACAAAAGTCCCGGCTATGGATTCAAATACTCAAAGCAGTACTACTGAAGAAACTGATAAGGAAGGAGGTAAGAGAGTTACAAATCAAAAAACTGATGGAGATAAGGTAGTGATGAGTTCATCAAATGGGGGAAATGAACCACTTATTGTAAAAACTTATAAACCTAAGATAACTGGAGTTATGGTTGTAGCTGAAGGTGCAGATGACAGCAAAGTAAAGTATGATATTGCGCAAGCAGTTTCAACATTATATGGAATAGGATTAGATAAAGTTAATGTATATCCGATGAAAAAGTAG